One genomic region from Drosophila subpulchrella strain 33 F10 #4 breed RU33 chromosome 2R, RU_Dsub_v1.1 Primary Assembly, whole genome shotgun sequence encodes:
- the LOC119550218 gene encoding methylglutaconyl-CoA hydratase, mitochondrial: MSMLMQGVSRLARQFTRPLVATRHFAAATPYGAGDEVLVERLDGARQGISVIGLNRPAAKNSFSRGMVETFTDVLDDIKKDNGSRVVVIRSLSPGIFCAGADLKERKGMSPEEATEFVKELRGLLIAIEQLPMPVIAALDGAALGGGLEMALACDIRTAASNTKMGLVETRLAIIPGAGGTQRLPRILSPALAKELIFTARVLDGAEAKDLGLVNHVVQQNEAKDAAYQQALKLAEEILPNGPVGVRMAKLAIDKGMQVDLATGYSIEEICYSQVIPTKDRLEGLAAFAEKRKPVYKGE, from the exons ATGTCAATGTTGATGCAAGGAGTGTCGAGATTAGCCCGCCAGTTCACCCGACCACTTGTTGCAACCCGCCATTTTGCGGCGGCGACGCCTTATGGTGCTGGAGATGAAGTTCTGGTGGAACGACTGGACGGAGCTCGCCAGGGAATCTCAGTTATTGGCCTAAATAGACCGGCGGCGAAGAATTCCTTTAGCCGGGGCATGGTGGAGACCTTTACCGACGTACTGGATGATATTAAGAAGGATAATGGATCGAGGGTTGTTGTAATAAGGAGTCTTTCACCTGGAATCTTCTGTGCCGGCGCCGACTTAAAAGAGCGCAAGG GAATGAGTCCCGAGGAAGCCACCGAATTTGTAAAGGAGCTCAGGGGCTTACTCATTGCGATTGAGCAACTGCCCATGCCCGTCATCGCGGCTTTGGACGGGGCTGCCCTTGGTGGTGGTCTGGAAATGGCTCTGGCCTGTGACATACGCACTGCCGCTTCGAACACCAAAATGGGTCTAGTAGAGACGAGGTTGGCCATCATCCCCGGAGCCGGTGGCACCCAAAGACTGCCCCGCATCCTTTCCCCCGCCCTGGCCAAGGAGTTGATTTTCACGGCGCGAGTTTTAGATGGGGCAGAAGCCAAGGATCTGGGTCTGGTCAATCATGTGGTGCAGCAGAACGAAGCCAAGGACGCCGCCTATCAGCAGGCCCTTAAGTTGGCCGAGGAAATCCTGCCCAACGGACCAGTGGGCGTACGAATGGCCAAACTGGCCATCGACAAAGGCATGCAGGTGGACCTGGCAACCGGCTACTCCATCGAGGAGATCTGCTACTCACAAGTGATACCCACCAAGGATCGCCTGGAGGGACTCGCAGCCTTCGCTGAGAAGAGGAAGCCCGTCTACAAGGGGGAGTAA